The DNA sequence TTTTGAAGAGATACCTTGAAAGAATTGTACTGTTCTTTTATAAAATTAAAGAAGAAAAAAGGAAGAAAAGATGATAAGTGCAAACACAAAGGTATATGGTATTGTAGGAAATCCTATATCTCACAGTCTTTCCCCACTATTACAAAATGCTCTAGCAAAGGAAATGAACATAGACATGAAGTATGTAGCATTTCATGTAAATGAAAATATTAAAGAGGCAATAAAAGGAGCATTTTTCCTAGGTATACAGGGCTTTAATGTGACTATCCCTTTTAAAAAGGATATGTTGGAGATCGTGAGTGAGATTGATGACAGAGCCAAAAACATTGGTGCAATAAATACACTAATAAGAGTTGCAAATGGGTATAAGGGTTATAATACCGATATTCTGGGACTTGGAATGAGCCTTGAAAATAATAGATTTAATATAAAAGATAAGAATATAATTCTTTTAGGAGCAGGAGGTGCTGCAAAAGCAGCTCTATATCTTGCAATAGAAAAGAGTGCCAAGTCTATCACTATTATCAATAGAAATAAGAAAAAAGCAGATGAATTGAGAGCAGAAGTTGACTTTAGTGATATATCTACCATTTCTTTGGAGGAGCTAAAGGCTGATATAAATTTGTTGGAGTATGATAATTATTTTGTATTTCAAACTACAAATGTCGGAATGCATCCAAATATAGAGGATTGTATAATAGATAATGAGAATTTCTATAAAAAATGTGAAGCAGGTATTGATCTTATATATACTCCTTTTGAAACAGAGTTTATAAAGAATATGAAGAAAAATAATAAAGACTGTATCAATGGATTGGATATGCTTATATTACAGGGGGTAGCAAGTTTTGAAATATGGAATGGAGTAAAGATTGATAAAGATATAATTGATAAAGTGAAATTGTTATTGGTAGAAGAGCTAAGAGAGAGAATGCAATGAAAATTTTAGTAATAAATGGTGTGAATATGAATTTCCTTGGAATAAGAAATAAGGAAGTCTATGGAAACAAGGGCTATAATTATCTTTTGGAAATGATTGAGAATAAAGCAAAAGAGCTTGGAGTAGAGGTGGAATGCTTTCAAAGTAATCATGAAGGATATATAGTTGATAAGTTGCAGGAAGCATACTTTGAAAAGCCGGTTGGAATAGTGATAAATCCGGCAGCTTTTACTCATACAAGTGTGGCTATAAGAGATGCTCTGGAGAGCCTTGAATGTATAAAGGTAGAGGTGCATATATCAAATATTTCAGATAGAGAAGAGTTTAGACACAAATCACTTACACAGCCGGTATGCACAGGTCAAATTGCAGGACTTGGATTACATGGATATACTTTGGCAATGGAGTATATAATAGAACAAACAAAGTCTTGATTTGATATCAAAATTGTTATAAAATAGTTCAAGTATCGCATGAAAGTTTTAGGAGGAAATATTAATGATTTCAGCAGGTGATTTTAAAAATGGTTTGACATTAGAGATTGAGGAAGGTCAGGTTTTTCAGATTCTTGAGTTCCAGCATGTTAAGCCAGGAAAGGGAGCTGCATTCGTTCGTACAAAAATCAAGAATGTAATTACAGGTAGCGTTGTTGAAAGAACTTTCCGACCTACTGAGAAATTCCCACAGGCAAGAATAGATAGAGCAGATATGCAGTATTTATATTCAGACGGAGATATGTTCAACTTTATGAATGTTGAGACATATGATCAGATCGCACTCAATGCAGAAAAGGTTGGAGATGCATTGAAGTTTGTAAAAGAGAATGAGATGGTTAAGATATGTTCATTTAATGGCAATGTATTCTCTGTAGAGCCACCTTTATTTGTAGAGTTGGAAATTACAGATACAGAGCCGGGATTTGCAGGAAATACAGCACAGGGTGCTACAAAGCCGGCAACAGTGGAAACAGGGGCAGTTGTATATGTTCCACTATTTGTAAATCTTGGTGATAAGATCAAGATTGATACAAGATCAGGCGAGTATTTATCTAGAGTTTAAAAATTCGAATGTTTGGCGGTCATCCTGACCGTCATTTTTTGTAACAGACTTTAAATTTATTCGATAAAATATAGAATGGAGATATATGAAAACAATTATAGAATTGATTTCTGATGAATTAAAATCCGCTTTTGTAAAATTGTCATATGATGAAAAATATGGCAAAGCCAATTTGTCTAATAGACCGGATTTATGTGAATATCAATGCAATGGAGCAATGGCAGCAGCAAAGGAATATAAGAAAAAACCTATCGATATTGCAAATGAAGTTGTAGATCTTCTAAAGGCGAGTGAGAGCTTTGAAAAAATAGAAGCTATTATGCCGGGATTTATAAATATAAATATAAGCAATGCTTTTATTGAAAAATATATCATAGATATGTCAAATTCACAGAAGTATGGTATAGAGCTTGATAATCCGACTAAGAAAATAATAATTGATTATGGTGGTGCAAATGTTGCAAAGCCGCTTCATATAGGACATTTGCGTTCAGCAATCATAGGTGAGAGTCTAAAAAGAATGGGAAGATTCTTTGGAAATGAAGTAATATCGGATGTACATCTGGGAGACTGGGGCTTACAGATGGGACTTATAATAGAAGAACTTAGAGAGAGAAAGCCTGATCTGGCATATTTTAAGAAAGACTATGACGGAGAGTTTCCAAATGAGGCTCCATTTAGCTTAAATGATCTTGAAGAAATATATCCTGCGGCTTCTCAAAAATCAAAGACAGATGAAACTTTCAAACAGAGAGCACAGGAAGCTACTTTGGAACTTCAAAGAGGATATAGACCATATAGAGAGATATGGAAACATATAATAGATGTATCTGTAGAGGATCTAAAGAAGAACTACTCTAAATTACTTGTAGACTTTGACCTCTGGAAGGGAGAATCTGATGCAGATCCTTATATACCGGATTTAATAAAGGATCTGGAGGAGAGGAAAATTGCGAGAGTATCAGAGGGTGCATTGGTGGTAGATATAGCTATGGAGGGTGATAAAAAGGAATTACCTCCATGCATTATAAGAAAATCAGATGGTGCTGCACTCTATGCAACCTCAGATCTTGGTACTTTGGTAGAAAGAGAGAAACTATATTCACCTGATGAATATATTTATATTGCAGATAAGAGACAGGAACTTCATTATACACAGTTCTTTAGAGTTGCTAGAATAGCAGATATTGTTCCGGCATCACATGAGCTTAAGTATATAGGTTTTGGCACAATAAATGGAAAAGATGGTAAGCCGCTAAAGACCAGAGATGGCGGAGTAGTTCGTCTTGAAACTGTAATAAAAGATATTGAGGATGCGGTATTTTCAAAGATAAAGGAATCTAGAGATGTATCTGATGAAGAAGCAAGAAGTACTGCAAAGATTGTAGGAATTGCCGCTATTAAATATGCAGATCTAAGCAATCAGGCAGCTAAGGACTATATATTTGATATAGATAGATTCACCTCATTTGAAGGAAATACAGGACCATATATTCTTTATACAATAGTAAGAATAAAGTCTATTTTGGAAAAGTATTATGAGAGCAGCTCACAAAAGCTTGACTTTGATGATTTGACAGTACCAAAAGAAGATATACATAAAAAACTTTATATGGAATTATCTCAATATAATGAAGTTATGAAATCTGCCTGGAGTGAGTTGGCACCACATAAAATATGTCAGTTCATTTATTCGGTTTCAAATACATTTAATTCATTCTATCATGAGATAAAAATTCTATCAGAAAGTGATGAAACAAAAAGAAGGGGTTACTTGGCAACCATACTTCTCACAAAAAATATATTGGAATCTGCGATAAGCTTACTTGGAATAGAAGCACCGGATAAAATGTAAAATTTGCTCCTACTAAATCATGTATTTAGTAGGAGTTTTTTATAAAAAAATAATTTTTAAGATATTATTTTTATTTAGATTGAAATTATGTATAAAAGATTATAGACTTAATATAGCATATTAAAGCAGATATAAAGATTTATATTACATATTATTCTGTAAAAGATACATTTTATCCTGGTCGTAAGAGAATGTATTCAAAAAAATGCAATATAAATTTTGAAAATCTTCTTTAAGTTTGTACAAATATGGTATAATAGAAAGAAATGTAGGTGAAAAGATGCTTTAAATAGCAGTATACCAAATGACTAAGAATTTTCTTGTTTCTTGGTTTATTTGTGTTTTTCCGGATTATGTAGTGCTTCAAGAATAGTCCGACATTTGACAATATTATTGACATTATTAAACACAATAGCTGCACTATTTTTACGTTTATTTGCCTAGACAGAAGAGGAGAAAAATATGGGATTAGCTACATTTATTGGTGGTGTACATCCTTTTGAGGGCAAAGAGCTTTCAATGGAACACCCTATAACAGTGCTACAACCAAAGGGTGTTGAAATGGTATTTCCACTAAGCCAGCATATTGGAGCACCTGCAAAGCCTTTGGTAGCTGTTGGAGATGAAGTGCTAGTCGGACAAATCATTGCAGAGGCAGGTGGATTTATATCAGCCAATGTAGTAAGCTCAGTGTCCGGAAAAGTAAAAAAAATCGAACCACGAAGAGTTGCAAATGGTTCAATGGTGAATTCTATTATTATTGATGATGATAAGGAATATCGTGCCATAGAGGGGTTCGGAGAAAAAAGAGACTATACCAAGCTTTCAAAAGATGAGATTAGAAGTATTGTAAAAGCTGCAGGTATAGTAGGACTTGGTGGAGCCGGATTCCCTACACATGTAAAACTTTCGCCAAAGAATGAAAATGAGATTGACTACATTATTGTAAACGGTGCGGAGTGTGAGCCATACCTTACAAGCGACTATAGACTTATGTTGGAAGAGCCTGAGAAGATAGTCGGAGGGCTGAAGGTTATTTTACAGCTTTTCCCAAATGCTAAAGGTATCATTGGTATTGAGAACAATAAGCCAAAGGCAATAGAAAAATTAAAAGAACTTGTAAAAAATGAGCCAAAGATAGATGTTGTGGAATTGTATACCAAATATCCACAAGGTGGTGAGCGCTCACTCATTTTTGCATGTACAGGAAGAAAGTTAAACTCAAGTCTTTTGCCTGCAGATGTTGGTTGTATCGTTGACAACACAGATACCGTTATTTCTATTTATAATGCAGTAGTAGAGTCTAAACCTCTTATAAGAAGGATCGTAACCATTACAGGTGATGCAATCACCAATCCACAGAACTTTAAGATTAGAACCGGAGCTAATTACCAGGAACTTATTGAAGCTGCCGGTGGTTTTAAAAAGGAACCTAAGAAAGTACTTTCAGGTGGTCCTATGATGGGACAGGCATTGTTTACATTAGATATTCCTGTAACCAAGGCTTCATCTTCAATAACAACATTTACAGATGATGAAGTTGAGAATAATCCTGAAACACCATGTATCAAATGCGGAAGATGTGTTGATGTATGTCCAAGTTATCTCGTGCCGGTGCTTATGATGGATAAGGCATTGAATGATGATACAGAAGGATTTGAAAAACTTAACGGTATGGAATGCGTAGAATGTGGTTCTTGTGCCTTTGTATGTCCGGCAAAGAGACCGCTTACTCAAGGATTTAAATATATGCGACAGGCTGTAGCGGCAAAGAGAAGAGCTGAAGCAGCAAAGAAGGAGGGGAAATAATGGCAGGCAAATTTAATGTTTCATCATCTCCTCATGTAAGGGATAACTCATCCACATCGAATATAATGAAGGATGTTTGTATTGCAATGATTCCAACATTGGCTTTTGGATGTTTTCAATTTGGTCTATCTGCACTTATAGTTGTTATAGGTACAGTTCTTGCATGTGTACTTGCTGAATATTTATACGAAAAATTTATGAAAAAGCCTATAACTATAGGAGATTTTTCTGCAGTAGTTACAGGACTTATATTAGCCTTGAATATGCCACCGGAAATTCCGGTATGGATGCCTATACTTGGTGGAGTTTTTGCAATAATTGTTGTAAAGCAGCTTTATGGTGGTCTGGGACAAAACTTTATGAACCCGGCACTTGCTGCAAGATGTTTCTTGCTTATCTCATTTGCAGGAAGTATGACAAGATTTAGTTCGGTAGCAATGAAGTATGATTCATCATCAACACCTACACCACTTGCTTTTTTAAAGGCAAAGGGTATAACAGATGCACTTGGACAGTATGATCTTATGAATATGTTCCTTGGTAGAATACCGGGAACAATAGGTGAGGTTTCAACTATTGCGTTACTTATAGGTGCTGTTTATCTAGTTGTAAGAAAGGTTATATCACTTAGAATACCTCTCATATATATTGCAACAGTAGCTATATTTGTATTTGTATTTGGCGATCACAATCCTACGACTGTTTTATACCATATTTTTGGTGGTGGCCTTATTTTTGGTGCATTTTTTATGGCGACAGATTATGTTAGTAGTCCGGTAACAAAGATGGGACAAGTATATTTTGCAATATTTATAGGTATACTCACAGGTTTGTTTAGATTGTTTGGTGGTAATGCAGAGGGAGTTTCATATGCTATTATTATTGGTAATATAGTAGCTCCTCTATTAGAGAAGGCAACACTACCAAAGGCATTTGGAAGGGAGGCAAAGAAGGCATGAAAAAACAATCAGGATTTGTAAAAGATGCGATTATTTTATTTGCTATAACCCTTATTTCAGGTCTTGTACTGGGCTTTGTATATGATGTAACTAAGGCACCTATAGCAGCTGCGGCAAAAGCGGCAAAGAATGAGGCGTATGCAGTAGTTTTCCCGGAAGCTAAGGATTTTGCAGAGAACGAGTCTGAAACTGCAAAAATAGCAGAGACTGCAGAAGAAATTGCAGGCAAAGGCTTTGGGCATGTAAGTATTAATGAGGTTGTAGATGCAAAGGATGAAACCGGAAATGATGTTGGAAGAGTTATAACATCTACATCTAAGGATGGATACAATGGTACTGTACAGATTTCAGTAGGTATCAAATCAGATGGTACAGTAGTAGGAATAACTTTCCTTACTCTTGAAGAGACACCGGGGCTTGGTATGAGAGCAGGAGAAGAAAGCTTCTATGGTCAATATGCAAACAAAAACACAAAAGAATTTAAGCTTGTAAAGGGTGCAGCAGGTGCTGATGATGAGATAGCTGCAATAAGCGGTTCTACTATCACAAGTAATGCTGTTACAAATGCTGTAAATGCAGCACTTTACTTTAATTCAATATTGGAATAAGGAGGAAATATGAACAAGAATTTTGAGCGTTTATATAACGGTATAATCAAAGAAAATCCTACCTTTGTTCTGATGCTTGGTATGTGTCCTACACTTGCTGTTACAACATCTGTAGTGAATGCTATAGGTATGGGACTTTCTACAACAGCCGTTTTGATGTTTTCAAATTTAATTATTTCTGCAATGAGAAATATAATACCGGACAGAGTAAGAATTCCGGCATTTATAGTAATAGTTGCTTCACTGGTTACAGTGGTACAGCTTTTGATGGAGGGTTATACACCTGCACTTTATAAGTCGCTGGGTATCTATATTCCTTTGATAGTTGTTAACTGTATTATTCTTGGTAGAGCTGAGAGCTATGCATCAAAGAATTCAGCAATCCTTTCATTCTTTGATGGTATAGGAATGGGACTTGGATTTACTATTGCTCTATCATGTATAGGTTTTGTAAGAGAGCTTCTTGGTAGCGGTACTATCTTAAAAGGTGTATTGCCCGCAGCATCTTTCCCAAACGGTATAGTAGCTATCCCTGAGGGATTTAGAATATCTATTTTTGTACTTGCACCCGGTGCATTCTTTGTGCTTGCATTTCTGTCAGCATTACAGAATTATTTTAAGGCACCAAGTGCTACAAATACGGGTAAAACCTCTGAAATAGCATGTGGTGGCAACTGTGCGGCATGCTTTGGAGAAAGTAAAGTGGAAAATCATAATGCTATAGATAAGGATATAGCAGAAAAAGAACTTGAAGCAAAGAGAAAGAAAGAAGAGGCTGTTGCAAAGGCAAAGGCCGCAAAAGAGAATGCAGCTAATGCAGGGGAGGGTAAATAATGACTCAACTGATTTTACTTTTAATTAGTGCAGCACTGGTAAACAATGTAGTGCTAAGTAGATTTTTGGGACTATGTCCTTTCCTCGGTGTATCAAAAAAGACTGAAACCTCTGTAGGTATGGGTGCAGCGGTTATATTCGTTATCACTCTGTCGAGTATGGCAGCCAGTCTTATTTATACAAATATTTTGATACCACTAAAGTTGGAATATTTACAGACAATAGTATTTATATTGGTTATAGCAGCTTTGGTACAGTTCGTTGAGATGGTTTTAAAGAAGAACATGCCATCACTCTATGAGGCACTTGGTGTATACCTTCCTCTTATTACAACTAACTGTGCAGTTCTTGGTGTAGCACTTGATAATGTTGCAAAAGAATATAACTTTGCACAGAGTTTGGTATATGGTGTTGGTACTGCCAGCGGTTTTGCTTTGGCAATAGTATTGCTTTCAGGTGTGAGAGAGAAGATCGAAAATAATGATATACCTCATACTGTAGAAGGTATGCCTATTGTTTTGATTACAGCAGGTCTTATGGCAATAGCATTTACAGGTTTCTCAGGACTTATTTAGGAGGATAGAATATGAGTGGAGTAATTATTGCAGCAGCAGTAGTTGGTATAGTCGGTATTCTTATTGGTCTCCTACTTGGAGTTGCCAGTGAGAAGTTTAAAGTAGAAGTAGATGAAAAAGAAATAGCAGTTAGAGAAGCGTTGCCCGGAAATAACTGTGGTGGTTGTGGATATCCCGGTTGTGACGGTCTAGCAAAGGCTATTGCAGCAGGAGAAGCTCCTGTAAATAAATGTCCTGTAGGTGGACCTCCGGTAGCAGCCATTATCGGAGAGATAATGGGAGTAAGTGCAGGAGAGGCTGTTAAGCAGGTTGCATTTGTTAAATGTAAGGGAACTTGTGATAAGGCAAAGCAGAACTTTACATATTTTGGAATTACAGATTGTAATTCTGCTATGAATGTTCCGGGTCAGGGCGGTAAAGCCTGCGGCTATGGTTGTATGGGATTTGGTTCATGTGTGAAGGCATGTGAGTTTGATGCTATTCATATAGTAGACGGTATAGCACTGGTAGATAGTGATAAATGTGTGGCTTGTGGTAAATGTGTGGAAGCTTGCCCTAAGAAACTTATTGATCTGGTACCTTATGAGACTTATACTTTTGTACAATGTAATTCTCAGGATAAGGGTAAGGCTGTTAAAGAAGTATGTGAGGTAGGCTGCATTGCATGTACTATGTGTGTAAAGGCATGTGAGAGCGATGCAATACATATGAATGGGAATGTAGCACTTATTGACTATTCAAAATGTATAAATTGTGGAAAGTGTGCTGCAAAGTGTCCAACTAAGGTTATTAAAGTTGTTGATGGAAAGATGGCAATGACAGCATAATATATCTTTAAAAGGGGAGCTTACGAGTGTAAGCTCCTCTTTTTTATTATACTCTTGAGAATTCTGAAAATAATTTCAATATTTATGGTTATATCTTATGATAAAACAGCTATCTTTAGTGTTTCAAGTACAAAAAAACCACCCGGGAAAAGGTGGTTTAATATTTTTAGGGGGGCCGGACAGTTAAACTGTCCGGTATGAGTATGAAAAAGCTTTGTAGTTCCAGTAATTCTGAAACCTGCACTAGCTATTGCTAATGCTCTTATAATATAAAAAATAATTATGTCTATAATATGGAAAAAATATAAAAAAAATATAAAGAAAGAAAATAAAAAATAAAAAAGAAAATATATATGTTTATAAAAAATTTAGGTTACAAAAACACGGATTTTATACAAAAATTTCTGTTTAAAATTCAGAAAAAATGGAATGAAGTCTATAACAAAAATGCATAGGATAATATAACAGTTGCATTAGACATATTTATTAATTTACATTAACATAATAGAATATAATTCTTTAGATTTTAAAATGATAAATACTGTTATACCATTTTGCTTATACAAAAACTGAATTATTGTTTCCATAGCATTGACATAATATATACTAGTGTTTATAATATCCATTAGTCATAAAATAAAGACAGAGATGGAGAGAGTAGTCCTTGACAGAAGTTTTAGCGAGTCGGTGGTGGTGTGAGACCGGTATGGAGCTATGGATGAAGATCACTCCTGAGTCGCAATCTGAAATAATAGTAGGATTTGCCGGTTTCCCCGTTACAGGAGCACATATGATGGTATGTTGTAAAGGTGGTATATAAGTTTTGGCTTGTCCTGTTACAGGGCAGGCTTTTTTTATAGCCATCTTACAAAGAAAGGATTTTTATGTATAAGAAAGTGCCTACAGATCTGAAATTTGTAGAGAGAGAAAGAGAAGTTGAAAAGTTTTGGCGTGAAAACCATATTTTTGAGAAGAGTATTGAGGAGAGAAAAGATGCTCCAACATATATGTTCTATGATGGACCGCCTACAGCAAATGGAAAGCCACATATCGGACATGCATTGACCAGAGTTATCAAGGATATGATTCCAAGATACAGAACCATGAAGGGATACAAAGTTCCAAGAAAAGCAGGTTGGGATACACATGGACTTCCGGTAGAGATAGAAGTGGAAAAAGAGCTTGGAATCAACGGAAAAGAGCAGATAGAAAAGTATGGATTGGCACCATTTATTGAGAAATGTAAAGAATCAGTATGGAAATATAAGGGCATGTGGGAGGAGTTTTCAGATGTTATAGGTTTCTGGGCTGATATGAATGATCCGTATGTTACATATCATGATTCATATATAGAGTCAGAGTGGTGGGCTCTAAAGCAGATCTGGGATAAAGGACTTCTTTATAAGGGATTTAAGGTAGTACCATATTGTCCTAGATGTGGGACACCTCTTTCAAGCCATGAGGTAGCACAAGGATATAAGGATGTAAAAGAAAGATCAGCTATTGTAAGATTTAAGAAAAAGGATGAGGATGTTTATTTCTTAGCTTGGACAACAACACCTTGGACTTTACCAAGTAATGTGGCTCTTTGTGTAAATCCTGACGAAGATTATGTTAAGGTAAAGCAGAGAGATTATACATATATTCTTGCAAGTGCATTGGTTGAAACTGTTTTAAAAGAGGACTATACTGTACTAGAAACCTATAAGGGTAAGGATCTTGAAGGTATTGAATATGAGCCACTTTGGGGTGGGCTGAATATAAAAAGTAAAGCATGGTTTGTAGTATGTGACAACTATGTTACCTTGACAGATGGTACAGGTATAGTACATATCGCACCGGCATTTGGTGAGGATGACTCTAGGATAGGTAGAAACTACGATCTTCCATTTCTACAGTTTGTAGATGCACAGGGTAATCTCACAAAGGAAACAAAGTGGGAAGGTGTATTTGTAAAGGATGCTGACAAGCTTGTACTAAGAGATCTTGATGAAAACGGAAAGCTATTTGATGCACCCGTATTTGAGCATAGTTACCCACATTGCTGGAGATGTAATACACCGCTTATCTACTATGCAAGAGAATCTTGGTATATTAAGATGACTGCGGTTAAAGAAGATATAATAAGAAATAATAATACTATAAACTGGATTCCTGAGAGTATCGGAAAAGGCAGATTTGGTGACTGGCTTGAGAATATTCAGGACTGGGCAGTATCAAGAAATAGATATTGGGGAACACCTCTTAATGTATGGGTATGTGACTGCGGACATATGCATAGTATAGGAAGTGTTGAAGAGTTAAAGTCTATGTCAAATAACTGTCCTGACAATATAGAACTTCACAGACCATACATTGATGAAGTTACTATTCCATGTCCTGAGTGTGGTAAGGAGATGAGAAGGACTCCTGAAGTACTTGATGCATGGTTTGATTCAGGTTCTATGCCATTTGCACAGCACCACTATCCATTTGAAAATCAGGAGAAGTTTGAAGCACAGTTTCCGGCTGACTTTATTTCAGAGGCGGTAGATCAGACAAGAGGCTGGTTCTATTCACTTCTTGCTATATCTACTCTGATATTTAATAAAGCACCATACAAGAATGTTATTGTAATGGGACATGTGCAAGATGAAGACGGTCAAAAGATGAGTAAGTCAAAGGGAAATGCCGTAGATCCTATGGATGCACTC is a window from the Lachnoanaerobaculum umeaense genome containing:
- the argS gene encoding arginine--tRNA ligase — its product is MKTIIELISDELKSAFVKLSYDEKYGKANLSNRPDLCEYQCNGAMAAAKEYKKKPIDIANEVVDLLKASESFEKIEAIMPGFININISNAFIEKYIIDMSNSQKYGIELDNPTKKIIIDYGGANVAKPLHIGHLRSAIIGESLKRMGRFFGNEVISDVHLGDWGLQMGLIIEELRERKPDLAYFKKDYDGEFPNEAPFSLNDLEEIYPAASQKSKTDETFKQRAQEATLELQRGYRPYREIWKHIIDVSVEDLKKNYSKLLVDFDLWKGESDADPYIPDLIKDLEERKIARVSEGALVVDIAMEGDKKELPPCIIRKSDGAALYATSDLGTLVEREKLYSPDEYIYIADKRQELHYTQFFRVARIADIVPASHELKYIGFGTINGKDGKPLKTRDGGVVRLETVIKDIEDAVFSKIKESRDVSDEEARSTAKIVGIAAIKYADLSNQAAKDYIFDIDRFTSFEGNTGPYILYTIVRIKSILEKYYESSSQKLDFDDLTVPKEDIHKKLYMELSQYNEVMKSAWSELAPHKICQFIYSVSNTFNSFYHEIKILSESDETKRRGYLATILLTKNILESAISLLGIEAPDKM
- the efp gene encoding elongation factor P; translated protein: MISAGDFKNGLTLEIEEGQVFQILEFQHVKPGKGAAFVRTKIKNVITGSVVERTFRPTEKFPQARIDRADMQYLYSDGDMFNFMNVETYDQIALNAEKVGDALKFVKENEMVKICSFNGNVFSVEPPLFVELEITDTEPGFAGNTAQGATKPATVETGAVVYVPLFVNLGDKIKIDTRSGEYLSRV
- the aroQ gene encoding type II 3-dehydroquinate dehydratase, producing MKILVINGVNMNFLGIRNKEVYGNKGYNYLLEMIENKAKELGVEVECFQSNHEGYIVDKLQEAYFEKPVGIVINPAAFTHTSVAIRDALESLECIKVEVHISNISDREEFRHKSLTQPVCTGQIAGLGLHGYTLAMEYIIEQTKS
- the rsxC gene encoding electron transport complex subunit RsxC, which gives rise to MGLATFIGGVHPFEGKELSMEHPITVLQPKGVEMVFPLSQHIGAPAKPLVAVGDEVLVGQIIAEAGGFISANVVSSVSGKVKKIEPRRVANGSMVNSIIIDDDKEYRAIEGFGEKRDYTKLSKDEIRSIVKAAGIVGLGGAGFPTHVKLSPKNENEIDYIIVNGAECEPYLTSDYRLMLEEPEKIVGGLKVILQLFPNAKGIIGIENNKPKAIEKLKELVKNEPKIDVVELYTKYPQGGERSLIFACTGRKLNSSLLPADVGCIVDNTDTVISIYNAVVESKPLIRRIVTITGDAITNPQNFKIRTGANYQELIEAAGGFKKEPKKVLSGGPMMGQALFTLDIPVTKASSSITTFTDDEVENNPETPCIKCGRCVDVCPSYLVPVLMMDKALNDDTEGFEKLNGMECVECGSCAFVCPAKRPLTQGFKYMRQAVAAKRRAEAAKKEGK
- the rsxE gene encoding electron transport complex subunit RsxE; the encoded protein is MNKNFERLYNGIIKENPTFVLMLGMCPTLAVTTSVVNAIGMGLSTTAVLMFSNLIISAMRNIIPDRVRIPAFIVIVASLVTVVQLLMEGYTPALYKSLGIYIPLIVVNCIILGRAESYASKNSAILSFFDGIGMGLGFTIALSCIGFVRELLGSGTILKGVLPAASFPNGIVAIPEGFRISIFVLAPGAFFVLAFLSALQNYFKAPSATNTGKTSEIACGGNCAACFGESKVENHNAIDKDIAEKELEAKRKKEEAVAKAKAAKENAANAGEGK
- a CDS encoding RnfABCDGE type electron transport complex subunit B, producing MSGVIIAAAVVGIVGILIGLLLGVASEKFKVEVDEKEIAVREALPGNNCGGCGYPGCDGLAKAIAAGEAPVNKCPVGGPPVAAIIGEIMGVSAGEAVKQVAFVKCKGTCDKAKQNFTYFGITDCNSAMNVPGQGGKACGYGCMGFGSCVKACEFDAIHIVDGIALVDSDKCVACGKCVEACPKKLIDLVPYETYTFVQCNSQDKGKAVKEVCEVGCIACTMCVKACESDAIHMNGNVALIDYSKCINCGKCAAKCPTKVIKVVDGKMAMTA
- the rsxA gene encoding electron transport complex subunit RsxA, which encodes MTQLILLLISAALVNNVVLSRFLGLCPFLGVSKKTETSVGMGAAVIFVITLSSMAASLIYTNILIPLKLEYLQTIVFILVIAALVQFVEMVLKKNMPSLYEALGVYLPLITTNCAVLGVALDNVAKEYNFAQSLVYGVGTASGFALAIVLLSGVREKIENNDIPHTVEGMPIVLITAGLMAIAFTGFSGLI
- a CDS encoding RnfABCDGE type electron transport complex subunit G, which translates into the protein MKKQSGFVKDAIILFAITLISGLVLGFVYDVTKAPIAAAAKAAKNEAYAVVFPEAKDFAENESETAKIAETAEEIAGKGFGHVSINEVVDAKDETGNDVGRVITSTSKDGYNGTVQISVGIKSDGTVVGITFLTLEETPGLGMRAGEESFYGQYANKNTKEFKLVKGAAGADDEIAAISGSTITSNAVTNAVNAALYFNSILE
- a CDS encoding RnfABCDGE type electron transport complex subunit D, giving the protein MAGKFNVSSSPHVRDNSSTSNIMKDVCIAMIPTLAFGCFQFGLSALIVVIGTVLACVLAEYLYEKFMKKPITIGDFSAVVTGLILALNMPPEIPVWMPILGGVFAIIVVKQLYGGLGQNFMNPALAARCFLLISFAGSMTRFSSVAMKYDSSSTPTPLAFLKAKGITDALGQYDLMNMFLGRIPGTIGEVSTIALLIGAVYLVVRKVISLRIPLIYIATVAIFVFVFGDHNPTTVLYHIFGGGLIFGAFFMATDYVSSPVTKMGQVYFAIFIGILTGLFRLFGGNAEGVSYAIIIGNIVAPLLEKATLPKAFGREAKKA
- the aroE gene encoding shikimate dehydrogenase codes for the protein MISANTKVYGIVGNPISHSLSPLLQNALAKEMNIDMKYVAFHVNENIKEAIKGAFFLGIQGFNVTIPFKKDMLEIVSEIDDRAKNIGAINTLIRVANGYKGYNTDILGLGMSLENNRFNIKDKNIILLGAGGAAKAALYLAIEKSAKSITIINRNKKKADELRAEVDFSDISTISLEELKADINLLEYDNYFVFQTTNVGMHPNIEDCIIDNENFYKKCEAGIDLIYTPFETEFIKNMKKNNKDCINGLDMLILQGVASFEIWNGVKIDKDIIDKVKLLLVEELRERMQ